Proteins encoded within one genomic window of Rossellomorea vietnamensis:
- a CDS encoding biotin-dependent carboxyltransferase family protein produces the protein MINVIKPGLLTTIQDLGRNGYQKHGVIVSGSMDPLAHKIANLLVGNEVDEATLEITLMGPVLEFKETSLISICGGDLTPTIDGKPVPLRRSLLIKAGSILKFGSCTNGCRSYLAVAGGFRVEKVMNSRSTYVRAGIGGFEGRPLKPGDTLEAGPLNKESANMIDYLLPYVEKSDFTEIDWSISSEFISSYHQKKVIRVIPGTEYDLFSEESREKFFKQPFKVSSQSDRMGYRLEGPSLHLDEKFDMISEAVVFGTIQVPSNGQPIILLADRQTTGGYPRMGYIASVDLPLIAQTKPGEDITFTMISHEKAQELYIDRERQLNHLKQGIALKFNS, from the coding sequence ATGATTAATGTCATCAAACCCGGCCTCCTGACGACCATTCAGGACTTAGGAAGGAACGGTTACCAAAAACATGGCGTCATCGTGAGCGGGAGCATGGATCCCCTCGCCCACAAAATTGCGAACCTCCTCGTCGGCAACGAAGTGGACGAGGCAACCCTTGAAATCACCCTGATGGGACCTGTCCTTGAATTCAAGGAAACCTCCCTGATCTCGATCTGCGGGGGAGATTTAACTCCGACCATTGACGGGAAGCCCGTTCCTTTAAGGAGATCCCTGTTGATCAAAGCCGGGAGCATCCTGAAGTTCGGGTCATGCACGAATGGCTGCCGCAGTTATCTTGCGGTTGCAGGAGGTTTTCGTGTCGAAAAAGTCATGAACAGCAGGTCCACATATGTAAGGGCGGGAATTGGGGGATTCGAAGGTCGTCCCCTTAAGCCTGGCGATACGTTGGAAGCAGGACCTCTCAACAAAGAATCTGCCAATATGATCGACTACTTACTTCCCTATGTGGAGAAGAGTGACTTCACGGAAATCGACTGGTCGATATCATCTGAATTCATTTCATCCTATCATCAGAAGAAAGTCATTCGGGTCATCCCTGGAACGGAGTACGATTTATTTTCCGAAGAGAGCCGCGAGAAGTTTTTCAAGCAGCCTTTTAAAGTGTCTTCGCAATCAGATCGGATGGGATACCGTCTTGAAGGTCCGTCCCTCCATCTTGATGAGAAGTTCGATATGATTTCAGAAGCGGTGGTGTTTGGAACGATTCAGGTTCCGTCGAATGGGCAGCCGATCATTCTTTTGGCTGACAGGCAAACGACGGGAGGCTATCCGAGAATGGGATACATTGCATCCGTGGATCTTCCCCTCATTGCTCAAACGAAGCCGGGAGAAGACATTACATTCACCATGATCTCCCATGAAAAGGCTCAGGAGCTATACATAGATCGCGAGCGACAATTAAACCACTTAAAGCAAGGAATCGCCTTGAAATTTAACTCTTAG
- a CDS encoding NRAMP family divalent metal transporter, which produces MATSAIGPGFLTQTTVFTEKLAASFGFVILISILIDIGAQLNIWRIIAISEKRAQDIANDVLPGLGYFLAILIVAGGLAFNIGNIAGAGLGTNVLFGISPEMGALFSGIVAVGIFLVKEAGRLMDKFAQILGLLMIILTVYVMFTANPPVGEAVTKTFAPDTIDFLAIITLVGGTVGGYITFAGGHRLLEAGITGKKALPEITKSSVSAIGIASIMRIFLFLAALGIVAQGFTLDPKNPPASVFQLAAGDIGYKMFGIVMWSAAVSSVVGAAYTSVSFIRTFSPLLEKYHKWLIVGFITISTLVFVIVGKPVAILILVGSLNGLILPIALGVMLIAAHKAKIVGDYKHPIWMTVFGVLIVVAMSYMGVYSLIQGIPQLFS; this is translated from the coding sequence ATGGCGACCTCCGCCATCGGACCGGGCTTCCTGACTCAAACAACCGTCTTTACCGAAAAGCTGGCCGCAAGCTTTGGTTTCGTCATTTTAATTTCCATCCTTATCGATATTGGCGCCCAGCTGAATATTTGGCGCATCATTGCCATTTCTGAAAAAAGGGCTCAGGATATCGCAAATGATGTCCTTCCCGGATTAGGGTATTTCCTTGCCATCCTCATCGTTGCAGGTGGCCTTGCCTTTAACATCGGAAATATCGCCGGTGCAGGACTGGGTACGAATGTCCTGTTCGGGATCTCACCTGAAATGGGCGCATTGTTCAGCGGGATCGTCGCTGTCGGAATCTTCCTGGTAAAGGAAGCGGGCAGATTGATGGACAAATTCGCTCAAATTCTGGGACTATTAATGATCATCCTTACGGTATATGTCATGTTCACAGCCAATCCACCTGTCGGCGAAGCCGTAACGAAAACATTCGCTCCCGACACCATCGACTTTCTCGCGATCATCACCCTGGTCGGTGGGACCGTCGGTGGATACATCACCTTTGCGGGGGGGCATCGATTATTGGAGGCCGGGATAACAGGAAAAAAAGCTCTTCCTGAAATCACCAAAAGCTCCGTATCAGCCATCGGGATCGCGTCCATCATGCGGATCTTTTTATTCCTTGCCGCATTGGGGATTGTCGCTCAAGGGTTTACATTAGACCCTAAGAACCCACCTGCGTCAGTATTCCAACTGGCTGCCGGTGATATCGGGTACAAAATGTTCGGAATCGTCATGTGGTCTGCCGCTGTTTCATCCGTTGTCGGGGCAGCCTATACGTCTGTATCCTTCATCCGTACATTCAGCCCGCTCCTTGAGAAATATCATAAGTGGCTGATCGTCGGATTCATTACGATCTCAACACTTGTTTTCGTGATTGTCGGTAAACCGGTTGCCATCTTGATCCTGGTCGGGTCCCTCAATGGACTGATCCTTCCGATCGCCCTTGGTGTCATGCTGATTGCCGCCCATAAAGCAAAAATCGTCGGTGACTACAAGCACCCGATCTGGATGACCGTATTCGGTGTTCTGATTGTCGTGGCCATGTCTTATATGGGTGTGTACTCGTTGATTCAAGGCATCCCTCAATTGTTTAGTTAA
- a CDS encoding YwbE family protein gives MNGQQRSNIKPGLEVDIVLKKDQRTDKLTRGIVKDILTNSPNHPHGIKVRLADGQVGRVKNIIEK, from the coding sequence ATGAACGGACAACAGCGTTCCAATATAAAACCGGGTCTTGAAGTGGACATCGTCCTGAAAAAAGACCAGCGCACAGACAAACTGACCCGGGGGATCGTGAAAGACATACTAACGAATTCCCCCAATCACCCACACGGCATCAAAGTCCGATTAGCAGATGGACAGGTTGGCCGGGTGAAGAATATTATTGAGAAATAA
- a CDS encoding excisionase family DNA-binding protein yields MYLTIKETAEYLSLPESYIESLVQQRKIRAVHDGEQYLLYRDQFNQHLEQMEKMKRQLAEYLSEPIPEDIDVKDED; encoded by the coding sequence ATGTATCTCACCATCAAAGAAACAGCCGAATATTTGTCTCTGCCTGAATCGTATATCGAAAGCCTCGTGCAGCAAAGGAAGATAAGGGCAGTTCATGACGGAGAACAGTATTTACTATACCGGGATCAATTCAATCAGCATCTCGAGCAAATGGAGAAAATGAAGCGACAGCTCGCAGAATATCTAAGTGAACCGATCCCTGAAGATATTGATGTGAAGGATGAAGACTAG
- a CDS encoding spermidine synthase: protein MSRKKDEPWLSDQFNPLKNTDKNQGGGHDPEPGSSGDEWDRVGLKEILAGDHTELYQGKSKFQDIHLLCTEDIRLYLNGQLQFSSVDERIYHEAFVHIPFYLTENVQSVLVLGGGDGLALREILKYPEVKSVDLVDIDSKMVELAQHNNDLMNLNNRAFNDKRVNAYIKDAKQYVKKNRKVYDLIIIDFPDPSNELLAGLYTAELFMDLRNVLSDDGVIVCQSNALDAAPTVFWSIGSTFERAGFYTDQYHTIIPSFGDWGFTLASKKRMKRRFARRNGYHRTLPDDIERLFQFHPDYLHYKRRAIVNSERNLKLHIIFNEENDW, encoded by the coding sequence GTGAGTAGAAAAAAAGATGAGCCATGGCTTTCAGATCAATTCAACCCCTTAAAGAATACGGATAAAAACCAAGGAGGCGGTCATGATCCTGAACCTGGTTCTTCCGGAGATGAATGGGATCGAGTGGGGCTCAAAGAAATACTGGCGGGGGATCATACCGAACTTTATCAAGGGAAAAGTAAGTTTCAGGATATTCACTTGTTATGTACAGAGGATATTCGGCTATATTTAAATGGCCAATTGCAATTCAGTTCAGTGGATGAACGGATATATCATGAGGCATTTGTACACATTCCGTTTTATCTGACAGAAAATGTTCAGTCAGTGTTGGTATTAGGAGGAGGGGACGGGCTCGCTCTCAGGGAAATCCTTAAATATCCGGAAGTGAAGTCTGTGGATCTTGTTGATATTGATTCCAAGATGGTTGAGCTCGCTCAACATAATAATGACCTGATGAATTTAAATAACCGGGCGTTTAATGATAAGAGGGTAAATGCCTATATCAAAGATGCAAAGCAATACGTAAAGAAGAATAGAAAGGTGTATGATTTGATCATCATCGATTTTCCTGATCCATCAAATGAACTGCTGGCGGGCTTATACACAGCGGAATTATTTATGGATCTCCGAAATGTCCTCAGTGATGATGGGGTGATCGTTTGCCAATCTAATGCGTTGGACGCAGCGCCGACAGTGTTTTGGAGCATTGGATCGACATTTGAAAGAGCAGGATTTTATACGGATCAATACCACACGATCATTCCTTCGTTTGGGGACTGGGGATTCACACTGGCTTCTAAAAAACGGATGAAAAGGCGATTTGCCAGAAGAAATGGCTACCACCGAACGCTGCCCGATGACATTGAACGATTATTTCAATTTCATCCTGATTATCTGCATTATAAGAGAAGGGCAATCGTAAATTCAGAAAGAAACCTGAAGCTCCACATCATATTTAACGAGGAAAATGACTGGTAA
- the speD gene encoding adenosylmethionine decarboxylase, with translation MEYSTSGTHIIADFWGVEFNLLNDPVLLEKHLVQAAKDIGATILSCESKTFQPFGVTVFVVLSESHLSIHTYPEKGFAAIDGYTCGDTIDPMDAVLYLVSVLHPKKQEMIKLTRGEGKLKVTKIP, from the coding sequence GTGGAGTACAGTACATCCGGAACCCATATTATTGCTGACTTTTGGGGAGTGGAGTTCAATCTATTAAATGACCCAGTATTGCTGGAGAAACATTTAGTACAGGCTGCAAAGGATATTGGCGCTACTATTCTTTCATGTGAAAGTAAAACCTTTCAACCTTTTGGAGTGACTGTATTTGTTGTTTTATCCGAAAGCCACCTTTCCATTCACACGTATCCTGAAAAGGGATTTGCAGCCATAGATGGATACACATGTGGAGATACAATCGATCCCATGGATGCGGTTCTCTATTTGGTTTCCGTATTGCACCCTAAAAAACAGGAAATGATCAAACTCACCAGAGGAGAAGGAAAATTAAAAGTAACGAAGATTCCATAA